Proteins from a single region of Bdellovibrio bacteriovorus HD100:
- a CDS encoding ABC transporter ATP-binding protein produces the protein MSTNVAIEIKDLTKKYDDKIAVDGINLEIYKGECFGLLGPNGAGKSTTMKMMYCSALVSSGELYVLGLNVKKNYREIKSRIGVVPQEDGLDPDFTVLENLLVYASFHNIPVAEADLRAQALLRLMKLEEYQDRSVETLSGGMKRRLAIARGLINSPEVVFLDEPTTGLDPQARVWIWDFFKHLKSEKSTLVLTTHYMEEAEQMCDRVAIIDGGRILTVGKPRDLIRELIGKEVVEFDTNPVDLNYYLGRLRAEGFSYQVIKDTVSVLVKENQEGRRVVDLIASDKIFIRKPTLNDVFLKLAGHQLRDE, from the coding sequence ATGAGTACGAACGTCGCCATTGAAATCAAGGATCTGACCAAAAAATACGACGATAAGATCGCCGTAGACGGAATCAATCTGGAGATTTACAAAGGCGAGTGTTTCGGGCTTCTTGGTCCAAACGGGGCTGGCAAATCTACAACCATGAAAATGATGTATTGCTCAGCCCTGGTTTCAAGCGGGGAACTTTATGTTCTCGGCCTGAATGTTAAGAAAAATTATCGCGAGATCAAATCTCGCATAGGGGTCGTCCCGCAAGAGGACGGCCTTGATCCTGACTTCACAGTCCTTGAAAACCTTCTCGTCTACGCAAGCTTTCATAATATCCCAGTTGCTGAGGCCGATCTTCGGGCCCAGGCCTTGTTGCGTCTGATGAAGCTGGAAGAATACCAGGACCGCTCGGTGGAAACACTTAGCGGGGGCATGAAGCGCCGTCTGGCGATTGCTCGTGGCCTGATTAATTCTCCGGAAGTGGTTTTCCTGGATGAACCGACCACAGGTCTTGATCCGCAGGCGCGAGTTTGGATCTGGGACTTCTTTAAGCATCTAAAATCTGAGAAAAGCACCTTGGTGCTGACCACCCACTATATGGAAGAAGCCGAGCAAATGTGTGATCGTGTGGCGATCATCGATGGCGGCCGCATTCTGACTGTCGGTAAGCCCCGCGATCTGATTCGCGAGCTGATCGGCAAGGAAGTGGTGGAGTTTGACACCAATCCGGTGGATCTGAATTACTACCTGGGCCGTTTGCGCGCCGAGGGGTTCTCTTATCAGGTGATCAAAGACACGGTGTCTGTTCTGGTGAAAGAAAATCAGGAAGGCCGGCGCGTGGTGGACCTGATTGCCAGTGACAAGATCTTTATCCGCAAGCCGACGTTGAACGACGTCTTTTTGAAGCTTGCGGGTCATCAACTGAGGGACGAATAA
- a CDS encoding ABC transporter permease, with the protein MKLKDCFTIPTVNSGAMKVWSRNFMYFKKTWLVSLFWIVLEPVIYLGAIGFGLGAFVNNMGGMSYIEFFFPALLSTTAMMVAFFEGTYGNYTKLTHQKTYATIMLTRVGPEEIVAGELLWATSKGFFGVTGVTIVALFFGLIDSYRILLALPILFLMSALFSCIGMILTSYARNYDSFIYSTSGLIVPMSLLSGTYFPLDQLPAALRYVAYLFPLTHAVAAVREVLHQGPTLWVLIHVLILLVATWICMNIAFFRIRKKLLK; encoded by the coding sequence ATGAAGCTGAAAGACTGCTTTACCATTCCCACAGTGAACAGCGGCGCCATGAAAGTATGGTCCCGCAATTTCATGTATTTTAAAAAAACCTGGCTGGTGTCCCTGTTCTGGATTGTTCTGGAGCCAGTGATCTATCTGGGGGCCATTGGTTTTGGTCTTGGCGCCTTTGTGAACAACATGGGTGGCATGTCTTATATTGAATTCTTCTTCCCGGCGTTGTTGTCCACGACAGCGATGATGGTGGCTTTCTTTGAGGGCACGTATGGGAACTACACGAAGCTGACTCATCAGAAAACCTATGCGACGATCATGCTGACTCGTGTGGGGCCAGAGGAAATTGTGGCGGGCGAGCTTTTGTGGGCGACCAGCAAAGGTTTCTTCGGTGTGACGGGTGTCACGATCGTGGCGCTGTTCTTTGGGTTGATTGATTCTTACCGCATTTTGCTGGCGTTGCCGATTCTGTTCCTGATGAGTGCGCTGTTTTCGTGCATTGGAATGATTCTGACTTCTTACGCACGCAACTATGACTCCTTTATCTATTCGACTTCAGGTTTGATTGTTCCAATGAGTCTGCTCAGTGGAACGTACTTCCCGCTGGATCAGTTGCCCGCGGCACTTCGTTATGTGGCGTACTTGTTCCCGCTGACTCACGCGGTGGCAGCCGTGCGCGAAGTGCTTCATCAGGGACCGACATTGTGGGTTTTGATTCACGTGTTAATTCTGCTGGTGGC
- the dusB gene encoding tRNA dihydrouridine synthase DusB, with protein sequence MNPVEALKTNPFVLAPMAGITDHAFRTFIKKLDASVVVTELVSASGIEYKSDRTLKLMSFDESQRPIGIQLFGEEPEIVARAAQVAEADGCDFVDLNFGCPVPKVVKKGAGSAILKDPAAVQKMVSTVKAAIKIPLTIKIRTGWDANSRNATEICNIAYNEGVSWVAIHGRTRAQSYTGLADWDFIADVKANTKIPILGNGDILTPRQANLRLQQSGCDGVMIGRGCLKNPFIFMDALSLWRGEPIKDVKRDYVSLFQGLQKEIVAHCDEHITGIQLRKFAAWFSTGYSGAAQFRKNLFQSKSNDEIMALANEFFASIGNVEQEDTSQEDFLMGGHG encoded by the coding sequence ATGAATCCAGTTGAAGCCTTAAAGACAAATCCCTTTGTCCTTGCCCCTATGGCCGGGATCACGGATCACGCTTTTCGCACCTTTATCAAAAAACTAGATGCCAGTGTTGTCGTCACCGAACTTGTCAGTGCCAGCGGTATTGAATACAAGTCCGATCGCACTTTGAAGCTGATGAGCTTTGATGAATCTCAGCGCCCCATCGGCATCCAGCTTTTTGGTGAAGAGCCCGAGATCGTGGCGCGTGCCGCTCAGGTGGCCGAGGCCGATGGCTGTGACTTTGTGGATCTGAACTTTGGTTGTCCTGTTCCGAAAGTCGTGAAGAAGGGGGCGGGTTCCGCCATTCTGAAAGACCCGGCGGCCGTGCAAAAGATGGTTTCCACCGTCAAAGCGGCAATTAAAATTCCTCTGACAATCAAGATCCGCACGGGCTGGGATGCGAATTCCCGCAACGCCACTGAGATTTGTAATATTGCCTACAACGAAGGGGTTTCCTGGGTTGCGATCCATGGTCGTACCCGCGCTCAGTCCTATACCGGACTTGCGGACTGGGACTTCATCGCAGATGTAAAAGCCAATACCAAGATTCCCATTCTTGGAAACGGAGACATCCTCACTCCTCGTCAGGCCAACTTAAGACTGCAGCAGTCCGGTTGTGACGGGGTGATGATCGGCCGGGGATGCCTTAAAAACCCGTTTATCTTCATGGACGCCCTGTCCTTGTGGCGAGGCGAGCCGATTAAGGACGTGAAGAGGGATTATGTGAGTCTGTTCCAGGGTCTGCAAAAAGAGATCGTGGCGCATTGTGATGAGCACATCACCGGGATCCAGCTCAGAAAGTTTGCAGCTTGGTTCTCAACAGGGTATTCTGGAGCGGCTCAATTCCGTAAGAATCTATTCCAGTCCAAAAGCAATGACGAGATCATGGCCTTAGCGAATGAGTTTTTCGCAAGTATTGGAAATGTAGAACAAGAAGATACCAGTCAGGAAGATTTCTTAATGGGCGGTCACGGTTAA
- the typA gene encoding translational GTPase TypA, which yields MIQDPKKIRNIAIIAHVDHGKTTLVDHLIKQAGTFRDNEHVEERLMDSMDLERERGITIAAKNASFMYKDIKVNIVDTPGHSDFGGEVERILNMVDGCILLCDASEGPLPQTRFVLKKALEGGKKVIVCINKIDRSDARIQEVHNELFDLFIDLDATEEQCDFHTVYAIAREGMATLDPAVNTGSLEVLYDAIVNLVPPPTIEENAPLQVMVSNISYNDYVGRLAIGRMRAGTIKVGDEVLCVQANAQKKVKVSALFQYKVNSQVPAQEVGAGDMVVIAGMEDFTIGDTITSVVDPRPLPRIRVEEPTVGMVFSVNNGPFAGLDGKNVTSRKIIDRLDRELLYNVAIRVEKTDSTDAFKVVGRGELQLGVLIEQMRRENFELLVSKPTVVFKEENGKKMEPMEIAVIDIEDAYVGAVTEKLGKRKGVMTNMVQKGSGRTRLEFRIPSRGLIGYRSEFLTDTRGTGLLNTQFDGWDDYRGEIEHRLNGAMISDRKGTATSYAIWNLQERGVMMVEHGDEVYEGMIVGEHAKENDLEVNITREKKLSNVRASGSDEAIRLVPVKKFTLERAMEWIKESELIEVTPKHIRLRLRELDPHKRAKAAKE from the coding sequence ATGATTCAAGATCCGAAGAAAATTAGAAATATCGCGATCATCGCGCACGTCGACCACGGTAAGACGACACTGGTTGACCACTTGATTAAACAAGCAGGTACTTTCCGTGACAATGAGCACGTTGAAGAGCGCCTGATGGACTCCATGGATCTTGAGAGAGAGCGTGGGATCACGATCGCGGCAAAGAACGCCTCCTTCATGTACAAAGATATCAAAGTTAACATCGTCGATACACCGGGGCACAGTGACTTCGGCGGCGAGGTTGAGCGTATTTTGAACATGGTTGATGGTTGTATCCTTCTTTGCGATGCTTCCGAAGGTCCATTGCCACAGACTCGTTTCGTTTTGAAAAAAGCTCTTGAGGGCGGCAAAAAAGTTATCGTTTGTATCAACAAAATTGACCGTTCTGATGCTCGTATTCAGGAGGTTCACAATGAGTTGTTCGATTTGTTCATCGATTTGGATGCAACTGAAGAACAATGTGATTTCCACACTGTTTACGCTATCGCGCGTGAAGGTATGGCGACTTTGGATCCAGCGGTTAACACCGGATCCCTGGAAGTTCTTTACGATGCAATCGTAAACCTGGTTCCGCCTCCAACAATTGAAGAAAACGCTCCACTTCAAGTTATGGTTTCCAACATCTCTTACAATGATTACGTAGGTCGTCTGGCGATCGGTCGTATGAGAGCTGGTACCATCAAAGTGGGTGACGAAGTTCTTTGTGTTCAGGCGAACGCTCAGAAGAAAGTTAAAGTATCCGCTTTGTTCCAGTACAAAGTGAACTCCCAGGTTCCTGCCCAGGAAGTTGGCGCGGGTGACATGGTTGTTATCGCGGGTATGGAAGATTTCACTATCGGTGACACCATCACTTCCGTTGTGGATCCTCGTCCACTTCCGCGTATCCGCGTTGAAGAGCCGACAGTGGGCATGGTCTTCTCCGTCAACAACGGTCCTTTCGCCGGTCTTGATGGTAAGAACGTAACTTCCCGTAAAATCATCGACCGTCTGGACAGAGAGTTGTTGTACAACGTGGCTATCCGCGTGGAAAAAACGGACTCTACAGACGCGTTCAAAGTTGTGGGTCGTGGTGAGCTTCAGTTGGGCGTTTTGATCGAACAAATGCGCCGTGAAAACTTCGAGCTTCTGGTTTCCAAACCGACTGTTGTCTTCAAAGAAGAAAACGGCAAGAAAATGGAACCAATGGAGATCGCGGTTATCGATATCGAAGACGCTTACGTTGGTGCCGTAACTGAAAAGTTGGGTAAACGTAAAGGTGTGATGACTAACATGGTTCAAAAAGGTTCCGGACGCACTCGTCTTGAGTTCCGTATTCCTTCCCGTGGTCTGATCGGTTACCGTTCTGAGTTCCTGACGGACACTCGTGGTACCGGTTTGTTGAACACCCAGTTTGACGGTTGGGATGACTACCGTGGTGAAATCGAACACCGTTTGAACGGTGCGATGATCTCTGACCGTAAAGGTACTGCGACATCCTATGCGATCTGGAATCTTCAAGAGCGCGGTGTCATGATGGTTGAACACGGTGATGAAGTGTACGAAGGCATGATCGTTGGTGAACACGCCAAGGAAAATGATCTAGAAGTGAACATCACTCGTGAAAAGAAATTGTCAAACGTACGTGCTTCGGGTTCTGATGAAGCTATCCGTCTGGTTCCGGTGAAAAAATTCACTCTGGAAAGAGCGATGGAATGGATCAAAGAATCTGAGCTGATCGAAGTGACGCCGAAGCACATCCGTCTTCGTTTGCGTGAACTTGATCCGCATAAACGTGCAAAAGCAGCGAAGGAATAA